From a single Penaeus vannamei isolate JL-2024 chromosome 25, ASM4276789v1, whole genome shotgun sequence genomic region:
- the LOC113810634 gene encoding uncharacterized protein, whose amino-acid sequence MAVLQLLALSGLLASARGSGYGGFPPPMASYGAPVAPLVPQPQAYPIYDYDYDYDYYDDSFGGFFKGLSKGMSSLIGGGKGGGGGKGGGGGGKRPPKIVQIPVPQHVPPPPKPQVVHVKVPKCEPEIQYVTKYVNEKVPIPVAHTEFVDRVVPTVVYQTEHQKIKETEFVTHVLTQLLTSTYTKSIVVPRKSYVTQTYTSLVTRNVIQRTTEVSYTPVVQTQQLTVTQTAVRVEQVPDIRYTTVERTRPVISTAYVTETKLQLQPSVVFKTQYETLTQVSTQYVPRVSTVYGPPQTLTTTEYRHVTSSIYAPAPAGGGSGPVTITQQLKEYVPTVKTQYVTSTVVKKEYVTVTPKCPSGGGYGYSPPLQVGSYSEHEEHKVDPAAVAAPAVAAAAAPQVAAAVAAPLQQAVAVALHQNSGVSPASFGVPFPGIGAVGGGHVTQVSGQVYNLR is encoded by the exons ATGGCGGTCTTGCAGCTGCTCGCGCTCTCGGGTCTCCTGGCGTCTGCGCGGGGCTCGGGCTACGGGGGGTTTCCGCCCCCCATGGCTTCCTACGGCGCCCCCGTGGCCCCCCTGGTGCCCCAGCCCCAGGCGTACCCCATATACGACTACGACTATGACTACGACTACTACGACGACAGTTTCGGCGGGTTTTTCAAGGGCCTGTCGAAGGGCATGTCGTCCCTCATAGGCGGGGGcaagggcgggggcggcggcaagggcgggggcggcggcggcaagAGGCCCCCCAAGATTGTGCAGATCCCCGTGCCCCAACACGTACCCCCGCCGCCCAAGCCGCAGGTCGTGCACGTCAAGGTGCCCAAGTGCGAGCCCGAGATCCAGTACGTGACCAAATACGTGAACGAGAAGGTCCCG atcCCGGTCGCCCACACCGAGTTCGTGGACCGCGTGGTGCCCACCGTGGTGTACCAGACGGAGCACCAGAAGATCAAGGAGACGGAGTTCGTGACCCACGTCCTCACGCAGCTCCTCACTTCCACCTACACCAAGTCCATCGTGGTTCCGAGGAAGTCCTATGTGACGCAG ACATACACGAGCCTCGTGACCAGAAATGTCATACAGAGGACGACCGAGGTCAGCTACACGCCCGTGGTGCAGACGCAGCAGCTGACGGTGACGCAGACGGCCGTGAGGGTCGAGCAGGTCCCCGATATTCGTTACACGACCGTCGAGCGGACGAGGCCTGTCATCAGCACTGCCTACGTCACGGAGACGAAG cTCCAGCTGCAGCCGTCCGTCGTCTTTAAGACGCAGTACGAGACGCTGACGCAGGTGTCGACGCAGTACGTCCCGCGCGTCTCGACGGTGTACGGGCCGCCGCAGACGCTGACGACGACGGAGTACCGGCACGTGACGTCGTCGATCTACGCGCCCGCTCCCGCGGGTGGCGGCTCGGGCCCCGTGACCATCACGCAGCAGCTCAAGGAGTACGTCCCGACGGTCAAGACGCAGTACGTGACGTCGACTGTCGTCAAGAAGGAGTACGTCACCGTGACGCCCAAGTGCCCCTCGGGAGGCGGATATGGCTACAGCCCGCCGCTGCAGGTCGGGTCCTACTCGGAGCATGAGGAGCACAAGGTGGATCCTGCGGCGGTGGCGGCCCCTGCGGTAGCGGCCGCGGCAGCGCCTCAGGTGGCTGCGGCGGTAGCGGCGCCGCTGCAGCAGGCCGTAGCCGTAGCCCTCCACCAGAACTCCGGTGTAAGTCCGGCGTCCTTCGGAGTGCCCTTTCCCGGCATCGGCGCAGTAGGGGGAGGCCACGTGACTCAGGTGTCTGGGCAAGTCTACAACCTCAGGTGA